A genome region from Candidatus Methylomirabilota bacterium includes the following:
- a CDS encoding alanine--glyoxylate aminotransferase family protein — protein MSSRVLMGPGPTMADPRVLRAMAAPLLGQFDPDFTAIMNEVMALTRFVFQTENARAFPVPGTGRAGLEAAIVSLVEPGDRVVVGECGRFGLLLTEIAERCGAEVVPVRAEWGRVIDPDAVAAALRGGKTRLVALIHGETSTGVLQPLPEIARLARAHDALLMADAVVTLGGCAVETDGWGVDVMVAGTQKCLSCPSGLAPVTYNAHAEAVLAARRTRPQSNYLDLIQLARYWSPQRFNHHTAPTTMVYGLREALRAIQDEGLAARFARHRLHGDALRAGLTAMGLTLFGAEPPERRLPFITPVLIPDGVDDVRVRGRLIEDFDLEIGAAFGPLQGRIWRIGTMGHSARRENVLLCLAALEQVLRREGWKAEAGAGVEAATAHYRAAGVAGRL, from the coding sequence ATGAGCTCACGCGTCCTGATGGGCCCGGGCCCGACCATGGCCGACCCGCGCGTGCTCCGGGCCATGGCGGCGCCGCTGCTGGGCCAGTTCGACCCCGACTTCACCGCGATCATGAACGAGGTGATGGCGCTCACACGCTTCGTCTTCCAGACGGAGAACGCCCGCGCCTTCCCCGTGCCCGGGACGGGGCGCGCGGGGCTCGAGGCCGCCATCGTCTCGCTCGTGGAGCCGGGCGACCGCGTGGTGGTGGGAGAATGCGGGCGCTTCGGCCTGCTGCTGACCGAGATCGCCGAGCGCTGCGGCGCCGAGGTGGTGCCGGTGCGCGCGGAATGGGGCCGCGTGATTGACCCTGACGCGGTCGCGGCGGCGTTGAGGGGCGGGAAGACGCGGCTGGTGGCCCTGATCCACGGGGAGACGTCCACCGGCGTGCTACAGCCGCTGCCGGAGATCGCGCGCCTGGCCCGGGCCCACGACGCGCTCCTGATGGCCGATGCCGTCGTCACCCTCGGCGGCTGCGCGGTGGAGACCGACGGGTGGGGCGTGGACGTGATGGTGGCGGGCACGCAGAAATGCCTCTCGTGCCCGTCGGGCCTGGCCCCCGTCACCTACAACGCGCACGCGGAGGCGGTGCTGGCGGCGCGCCGCACGCGCCCGCAGAGCAACTACCTCGACCTCATCCAGCTCGCGCGCTACTGGAGCCCGCAGCGCTTCAATCACCACACCGCGCCCACCACCATGGTCTACGGCCTCCGCGAAGCGCTGCGCGCCATTCAGGACGAGGGCCTGGCCGCGCGCTTCGCCCGCCATCGCCTTCACGGCGACGCGCTCCGCGCCGGGCTGACTGCGATGGGCCTCACCCTCTTCGGGGCGGAGCCCCCCGAGCGCCGTCTGCCGTTCATCACGCCGGTGCTGATCCCCGACGGCGTGGACGACGTGCGCGTGCGCGGGCGGCTGATCGAGGATTTCGACCTCGAGATCGGCGCCGCCTTCGGGCCCCTGCAGGGCCGGATCTGGCGCATCGGCACCATGGGCCACTCGGCGCGGCGCGAGAACGTGCTCCTCTGCCTGGCCGCCCTCGAGCAGGTGCTCCGCCGGGAAGGGTGGAAGGCCGAGGCCGGCGCGGGGGTGGAGGCGGCCACCGCGCACTACAGGGCGGCGGGCGTGGCGGGGCGGTTGTGA
- a CDS encoding class I SAM-dependent methyltransferase translates to MGKPLGRPTRGKTAPNRLRKTDTFLAIAFPAFVRQLPGLYVDLGYGAYPVTTEETWRRLRRLDPRARVLGVEIDPARVVEAQPYAAPGLEFRHGGFDLPLRPGEEVSVIRAFNVLRQYDEAAVADALAALGARLAEGGLLIEGTSDPHGRMLAFNLFKKATALERAGVVLAPRLGMDFAPRALRAVLPKTFIHHAEPAGAIDRFFTAWDAAWQRARGSGRTPQQRFVATAHGLAERGGYALDRREALLRRGFLWLGADWPDR, encoded by the coding sequence ATGGGAAAGCCACTCGGCCGGCCCACGCGGGGCAAGACCGCGCCCAATCGCCTGCGGAAAACGGATACGTTCCTGGCCATCGCCTTCCCCGCCTTCGTGCGCCAGCTGCCCGGGCTCTACGTGGACCTGGGCTATGGCGCTTACCCCGTCACCACGGAGGAAACATGGCGGCGCCTGCGGCGGCTCGATCCCCGCGCGCGCGTGCTGGGCGTGGAGATCGATCCCGCGCGCGTGGTCGAGGCGCAGCCCTACGCCGCGCCCGGGCTCGAGTTCCGCCACGGGGGCTTCGATCTGCCGCTGCGGCCCGGTGAGGAGGTGTCCGTGATTCGCGCGTTCAATGTGCTGCGCCAGTACGACGAGGCTGCGGTGGCGGACGCCCTGGCGGCGCTGGGCGCACGGCTCGCGGAGGGGGGCCTCCTGATCGAGGGCACGTCCGATCCGCACGGGCGGATGCTCGCGTTCAATCTCTTCAAAAAGGCGACCGCGCTCGAGCGCGCGGGCGTGGTGCTGGCGCCGCGGCTCGGTATGGATTTCGCGCCGCGCGCGCTTCGCGCCGTCTTGCCCAAGACGTTCATCCATCACGCAGAGCCGGCGGGCGCCATCGATCGCTTCTTCACCGCGTGGGACGCGGCCTGGCAGCGGGCGCGGGGCAGTGGGCGGACGCCCCAGCAGCGCTTCGTAGCGACCGCGCATGGGCTGGCCGAGCGCGGCGGGTACGCGCTCGACCGGCGCGAGGCCCTACTTCGTCGCGGATTTCTCTGGCTCGGAGCCGACTGGCCGGATCGGTGA
- a CDS encoding NAD(P)/FAD-dependent oxidoreductase has product MRRFDVVILGGAFSGASAAILLRREQPDLSVLIVERAPAFDMKVGEATTEMSAMFLTRRLAMWNHLEVEQLPKEGLRYWFSNEHVKGHADASETGGFLRSAVPSFQLRRDALDEHLLATAVVEGATLMRPARVAEVALGDFDARVTIEQDGQQETVACRWVLDATGRATFLGKRLGLIDKNEEHPTAAIWCRWKNVRHIDDLAARQGGGLAHRGLGSRRLSTNHYMGFGYWIWVIPLGHGETSIGVVYDTRLIGLSESRDRMGDFAAFLRAIPALAELLEGAEPRVEDLRFYSYLPYVSRQYMGRGWALLGDAAAFMDPYYSPGLDHAAFTVEATTEIIKKDRMGEALDARIAEHNGAFVRSYHRFFQSVYRDKYYYMGEQDLLSASFLMDTAQYYLFVVIPAYRFVKRFTWMPVLGHPGASLNYRFMRAYNRRFKTIALARRRLGAEGRRNHGRRLKPYFALDWAPFRMTLRGLRLWAGAELDLLRLRAFGLIRKPAVSRPAESPIRPVGSEPEKSATK; this is encoded by the coding sequence ATGCGGCGCTTCGACGTCGTGATCCTGGGCGGGGCCTTCTCCGGCGCCTCCGCCGCCATCCTCCTGCGGCGCGAGCAGCCGGATCTCTCGGTGCTGATCGTGGAGCGCGCGCCCGCCTTCGACATGAAGGTGGGCGAGGCCACCACCGAGATGTCGGCGATGTTCCTCACCCGTCGCCTCGCGATGTGGAATCACTTGGAAGTCGAGCAGCTCCCCAAGGAAGGTCTCCGCTACTGGTTCTCCAACGAGCACGTCAAGGGGCACGCGGACGCCTCCGAGACGGGCGGGTTTCTCCGGAGCGCGGTGCCGTCCTTCCAGCTCCGGCGCGATGCGCTCGACGAGCATCTCCTCGCCACCGCGGTGGTCGAAGGGGCGACGTTGATGCGCCCGGCGCGTGTGGCCGAGGTGGCCCTGGGGGACTTCGACGCCCGCGTCACCATCGAGCAGGACGGCCAGCAGGAGACGGTGGCGTGCCGCTGGGTGCTCGACGCCACCGGGCGCGCGACGTTCCTCGGCAAGCGCCTCGGGCTCATCGACAAGAATGAGGAGCACCCCACGGCGGCGATCTGGTGCCGATGGAAGAACGTGCGCCACATCGACGACCTCGCCGCGCGCCAGGGCGGGGGACTCGCGCATCGCGGGCTTGGCTCGCGCCGGCTCAGCACCAATCACTACATGGGCTTCGGCTACTGGATCTGGGTGATCCCGCTGGGCCACGGCGAGACCAGCATCGGCGTCGTGTACGACACGCGGCTGATCGGCTTGTCGGAGAGCCGCGACCGGATGGGGGACTTCGCGGCATTCCTGCGCGCCATTCCCGCGCTCGCCGAGCTGCTCGAGGGCGCGGAGCCCCGCGTGGAGGATCTGCGCTTCTACTCGTACCTCCCATACGTGAGCCGCCAGTACATGGGGCGCGGCTGGGCGCTGCTGGGCGACGCCGCCGCGTTCATGGATCCCTACTACTCGCCAGGCCTCGACCACGCGGCCTTCACGGTCGAGGCCACCACCGAGATCATCAAGAAGGACCGGATGGGCGAGGCCCTGGACGCGCGAATCGCCGAGCACAACGGCGCCTTTGTGCGTTCGTACCATCGCTTCTTCCAGTCGGTGTACCGCGACAAGTACTACTACATGGGCGAGCAGGATCTACTCTCGGCCTCGTTCCTGATGGACACCGCGCAGTACTACCTCTTCGTGGTGATCCCGGCGTATCGCTTCGTCAAACGCTTCACCTGGATGCCCGTGCTGGGCCATCCCGGCGCGTCGCTCAACTACCGCTTCATGCGCGCGTACAACCGCCGCTTCAAGACCATCGCCCTCGCCCGCCGGCGCCTGGGCGCCGAGGGCCGGCGCAATCACGGCCGGCGGCTCAAGCCCTACTTCGCACTGGACTGGGCGCCCTTCCGCATGACGCTGCGGGGCCTGCGCCTGTGGGCCGGCGCCGAGCTGGACCTGCTGCGGCTGCGCGCGTTCGGCCTCATCAGGAAGCCCGCCGTCTCGCGGCCCGCCGAGTCACCGATCCGGCCAGTCGGCTCCGAGCCAGAGAAATCCGCGACGAAGTAG
- a CDS encoding chlorite dismutase family protein gives MSETGRPAAAGQAPGYQVDVTERGAGGKTLDRRLFIQLQVFTGSADPKPLAVALERSGVEAVLYRDLNDPRGIGVLALAEDPVALVTRARETLSAEPFEALTHRPELAMVGRTYASGFEPDLTEWLLERPRRTVLNPAWPWAIWYPLRRTGAFARLSREEQGKILHEHATIGRAYGEADHAHDIRLACYGLDTSDNDFVIGLVGRALHPLSHLVQAMRRTIQTSEYIEKLGPFFVGHAIWQRAR, from the coding sequence ATGAGCGAGACGGGACGGCCCGCCGCCGCGGGGCAGGCGCCGGGCTATCAGGTCGACGTCACCGAGCGCGGCGCCGGGGGCAAGACCCTGGACCGCCGCCTCTTCATCCAGCTTCAGGTCTTCACGGGCAGCGCCGACCCGAAGCCTCTGGCGGTGGCGCTCGAGCGCAGCGGCGTCGAGGCCGTGCTCTACCGGGACCTCAACGATCCGCGCGGCATTGGCGTGCTCGCCCTGGCCGAGGATCCCGTCGCCCTAGTCACGCGCGCCCGCGAGACGCTGAGCGCCGAGCCCTTCGAGGCGCTCACGCATCGGCCCGAGCTCGCCATGGTGGGGCGCACCTACGCCTCCGGCTTCGAGCCGGACCTCACCGAGTGGCTGCTCGAGCGGCCGCGCCGCACCGTGCTGAACCCAGCGTGGCCCTGGGCCATCTGGTATCCCCTTCGCCGCACCGGCGCCTTCGCGCGCCTGTCGCGCGAAGAGCAGGGCAAGATCCTGCACGAGCACGCGACGATCGGCCGGGCCTACGGCGAGGCTGACCACGCTCACGACATCCGCCTGGCCTGCTACGGTCTCGACACCAGCGACAACGATTTCGTGATCGGGCTCGTGGGCCGGGCGCTCCATCCCCTCTCCCACCTGGTCCAGGCCATGCGGCGGACGATTCAGACGTCGGAGTACATCGAGAAGCTGGGGCCGTTCTTCGTCGGCCACGCAATTTGGCAGCGCGCCCGCTGA
- a CDS encoding ferrochelatase: MGYDAVVVIGFGGPEGPDDVLPFLENVTRGRAVPQERLLEVAAHYHHFGGVSPINAQTRALVEALRAELAAHGPALPVYWGNRNWRPLLADTLAQMAADGVRRALAFVTSAFGSYSSCRQYLEDIARARAEVGAHAPAVDKLRLFWNHPGFIEPVAERVEAALASLPVPSRTTAHLAFTAHSVPLAMAQTSVYERQLEAACALIAERLTSSHPWQLVYQSRSGPPSVPWLGPDIREHLATLKAAGVTDVVVAPIGFVSDHLEVRWDLDVEAAARARALGLRFIRTETVGVHPRFVGMIRELILERTAGAPRRALGTEGPAPDDCAPGCCPAPGARPAPTRGA; the protein is encoded by the coding sequence ATGGGCTACGACGCGGTCGTCGTAATCGGCTTCGGTGGGCCGGAAGGCCCCGATGACGTGCTGCCATTCTTGGAGAACGTGACTCGCGGCCGCGCGGTTCCGCAGGAGCGCCTGCTCGAGGTGGCCGCGCACTACCATCACTTCGGCGGCGTGAGCCCGATCAACGCGCAGACGCGCGCGCTCGTCGAGGCGCTGCGCGCGGAGCTGGCCGCGCACGGGCCCGCGCTCCCCGTCTACTGGGGGAACCGGAACTGGCGCCCGCTTCTCGCCGACACGCTCGCGCAGATGGCGGCGGACGGCGTGCGCCGTGCGCTGGCCTTCGTGACCTCGGCCTTTGGCTCGTATTCCTCGTGCCGCCAGTACCTGGAGGACATCGCGCGGGCCCGCGCGGAGGTGGGCGCGCACGCGCCCGCGGTGGACAAGCTCCGGCTGTTCTGGAATCACCCGGGCTTCATCGAGCCCGTGGCGGAGCGTGTGGAGGCGGCGCTGGCCTCGCTCCCCGTTCCCTCGCGCACGACGGCGCACCTTGCCTTCACCGCGCACAGCGTGCCCCTCGCCATGGCCCAGACGAGCGTGTACGAGCGTCAGCTCGAGGCAGCGTGCGCGCTGATCGCGGAGCGGCTTACTTCCTCCCATCCGTGGCAACTCGTCTATCAGAGCCGGAGCGGGCCGCCCAGCGTGCCGTGGCTCGGCCCCGACATCCGCGAGCATCTGGCGACGCTCAAGGCCGCGGGGGTCACCGACGTGGTGGTGGCCCCTATCGGCTTCGTCTCCGATCATCTCGAGGTGCGCTGGGACCTCGACGTGGAGGCGGCGGCCCGCGCGCGCGCGCTCGGCCTCCGATTCATACGGACAGAAACGGTCGGCGTGCACCCGCGCTTCGTGGGGATGATCCGCGAGCTGATCCTCGAGCGCACCGCGGGCGCGCCCCGGCGCGCGCTGGGCACGGAAGGGCCCGCGCCCGACGACTGCGCGCCGGGCTGCTGCCCCGCGCCCGGCGCGCGCCCCGCGCCTACGCGCGGGGCTTGA
- the mtgA gene encoding monofunctional biosynthetic peptidoglycan transglycosylase — MAGRGKPRTRWGRRLLLILFFAFATWVVWEMATWPGVARLATERPTSTAFIEHYRARQRAHGKPDRVAWTWVPYAAISPDLKRAVLVSEDINFFSHRGFDLGEVQSALEKAMREGEVPRGASTITQQVAKNLWLSPSRNPWRKAKEAILTWQLERTLSKRRILELYLNVAEFGPGVFGVGAASQRYFGRPAAEVGPTEAAALAAGLPMPGTWHPGVDTAGYRRRVAAIQNRMDKAGFLARQI; from the coding sequence ATGGCGGGCCGGGGCAAGCCACGCACGCGTTGGGGACGCCGTCTACTCCTCATCCTCTTCTTCGCCTTCGCCACGTGGGTGGTGTGGGAGATGGCCACGTGGCCCGGCGTGGCGCGCCTGGCCACCGAGCGCCCCACCTCCACCGCCTTCATCGAGCACTACCGCGCGCGGCAGCGGGCGCACGGCAAGCCCGACCGCGTCGCGTGGACCTGGGTGCCCTACGCGGCGATCTCGCCCGACCTCAAGCGGGCCGTGCTCGTGTCGGAGGACATCAACTTCTTCTCGCATCGTGGCTTCGATCTCGGCGAGGTGCAGAGCGCGCTGGAGAAGGCGATGCGCGAGGGCGAGGTCCCGCGCGGCGCCTCCACCATCACCCAGCAGGTCGCCAAGAACCTGTGGCTCTCGCCCTCGCGCAACCCGTGGCGGAAGGCCAAGGAGGCCATCCTCACGTGGCAGCTCGAGCGCACGCTCTCCAAGCGGCGTATCCTTGAGCTCTATCTCAACGTGGCGGAGTTCGGCCCCGGCGTGTTCGGTGTCGGCGCGGCGAGCCAGCGCTACTTCGGCCGTCCCGCCGCGGAGGTCGGCCCCACGGAGGCCGCCGCCCTCGCCGCAGGGCTCCCGATGCCGGGCACGTGGCACCCTGGGGTCGATACGGCGGGGTATCGGCGGCGAGTCGCCGCCATCCAGAACCGGATGGACAAGGCGGGCTTCCTCGCCCGGCAGATCTGA
- a CDS encoding CoA transferase gives MTPFPLALDGVRVIDLSRVIAGPWCGALLSDLGADVVKVEDTGAGDESRTWPPHKDGEAAAYLLFNRNKRAMTLDLKTPEGVEVVKALTRTADVVIENFRTGTMEGFGLGYDVLSAENPRLIYCSVSAFGRTGPRKDSPGYEALMQAFSGIMSITGEPGGQPVRAGVSFLDLSTGILCALGVCAALLQRQGTGLGQRVDGSLLETAVSLLAFHAEGYLLTGALPRALGSGHPSLSPYRNFKCQDGQWIFIAAANDRFWGKLARALGLEAMATDPRFAKNQDRVKHRAELESILEKTIGARDREPLLKTLEEADVPATPVNTVDQVMNDPQTAERGIVQRVAHPTLGEIPIVGTPLHFSRMSPGVRRAAPLRGQHTDEILAEAGYSAARIQALRDKKVVL, from the coding sequence ATGACCCCCTTCCCTCTCGCGCTCGACGGTGTTCGCGTGATCGATCTCTCCCGCGTCATCGCGGGGCCCTGGTGCGGCGCGCTCCTCTCCGACCTCGGCGCCGACGTCGTCAAGGTCGAGGACACCGGGGCGGGCGACGAGTCGCGCACCTGGCCGCCGCACAAGGACGGCGAGGCCGCCGCTTATCTTCTCTTCAACCGGAACAAGCGGGCGATGACGCTCGACCTCAAGACACCCGAGGGCGTCGAGGTGGTGAAGGCGCTGACGCGCACCGCGGATGTGGTGATCGAGAACTTCCGCACCGGCACCATGGAGGGCTTCGGCCTCGGCTACGACGTGCTCAGCGCCGAGAACCCGCGTCTCATCTACTGCTCGGTGTCGGCCTTCGGCCGGACGGGCCCGCGCAAGGACAGCCCCGGCTACGAGGCGCTGATGCAGGCCTTCAGCGGCATCATGTCGATCACCGGCGAGCCCGGCGGCCAGCCCGTGCGGGCGGGCGTGTCATTCCTGGACCTCTCCACCGGCATTCTCTGCGCGCTGGGAGTCTGTGCCGCGCTGCTGCAGCGTCAGGGCACGGGCCTGGGGCAACGTGTGGACGGCTCGCTCCTGGAGACCGCGGTCAGCCTGCTCGCCTTCCACGCCGAGGGCTATCTCCTGACCGGCGCGCTGCCGCGGGCGCTCGGCTCCGGCCACCCGTCGCTCTCGCCCTACCGGAACTTCAAGTGCCAGGACGGCCAGTGGATCTTCATCGCCGCGGCCAACGACCGGTTCTGGGGCAAGCTCGCGCGCGCCCTCGGCCTCGAGGCGATGGCCACCGACCCCCGCTTCGCGAAGAACCAGGATCGCGTGAAGCACCGGGCGGAGCTCGAGAGTATCCTGGAGAAGACGATCGGCGCACGCGACCGCGAGCCGCTCTTGAAGACTCTCGAGGAGGCCGACGTGCCCGCCACGCCCGTCAACACGGTGGATCAGGTGATGAACGACCCGCAGACGGCCGAGCGCGGCATCGTGCAGCGTGTGGCGCACCCCACGCTGGGCGAGATCCCGATCGTCGGCACGCCGCTCCACTTCTCGCGGATGAGCCCGGGCGTGCGGCGGGCCGCTCCGCTGCGCGGCCAGCACACCGACGAGATCCTCGCGGAGGCCGGCTACTCGGCCGCGCGCATCCAGGCCCTGCGGGACAAGAAAGTCGTGCTCTAG
- the msrA gene encoding peptide-methionine (S)-S-oxide reductase MsrA, translated as MLGFKKKTMVKPEDALPGRAERMPVPAKHFVNGAPLEPPFPEGLEQAVFGLGCFWGAEKLFWLTPGVYTTAVGYAGGVTPNPTYEEVCSGLTGHTEVVLVVFDPKAVSYDALLRVFWEGHDPTQGMRQGNDVGTQYRSAVYTYGDAQQRAAEAARDMYAKALGKAGHGAITTEIRPAPPFYYAEDYHQQYLAKNPWGYCGIGGTGVACPVGLAAAH; from the coding sequence ATGCTGGGATTCAAGAAGAAGACGATGGTGAAGCCCGAGGACGCCCTACCCGGCCGCGCCGAGCGCATGCCGGTGCCGGCCAAGCACTTCGTGAACGGCGCGCCGCTCGAGCCGCCCTTCCCCGAGGGGCTCGAGCAGGCGGTGTTCGGGCTCGGCTGCTTCTGGGGCGCCGAGAAGCTCTTCTGGCTCACGCCCGGTGTCTACACGACCGCGGTGGGCTATGCGGGCGGCGTGACGCCGAACCCCACCTATGAAGAGGTGTGCTCCGGGCTCACCGGCCACACCGAAGTCGTGCTGGTCGTATTCGATCCCAAGGCGGTGTCGTACGACGCCCTCCTGCGCGTGTTCTGGGAAGGCCATGATCCCACCCAGGGCATGCGACAGGGCAATGACGTGGGCACGCAGTATCGCTCGGCCGTCTACACCTACGGCGACGCCCAGCAACGGGCCGCCGAGGCCGCGCGCGACATGTACGCGAAGGCGCTCGGCAAGGCCGGCCATGGCGCCATTACGACGGAGATCCGACCGGCGCCGCCCTTCTACTACGCCGAGGATTATCACCAGCAGTATCTGGCCAAGAATCCCTGGGGGTACTGCGGGATCGGCGGGACTGGCGTGGCCTGCCCGGTGGGGCTGGCCGCCGCCCACTGA
- a CDS encoding SDR family oxidoreductase, which translates to MPTPSRDSRTPLVDRTVLITGAARGIGAATARRLAGAGARLVLADIDGGGVEKLAAELGQVSVRADVTQTVDIEAMVDTVYQRWGRLDVLFNNAGVIGVQRLLDVTPAEWDRVLDVNLRAVFFVLQAAARRMIEQPPMEGSELRGKIIQTASIAAYRGSSPLVGPYAASKAGVVSITRTAAQAFAPRRVTVNCVCPGAVDTAMWEQIDRETTAIEGLTVGAAWKRRTAGIPLGRPETADDVAGLVAYLAGPDSDYMTGQAINIDGGLVMGN; encoded by the coding sequence ATGCCTACCCCATCCCGTGATTCCCGCACCCCCCTGGTCGACCGTACCGTGCTCATTACCGGGGCCGCCCGCGGCATCGGTGCCGCCACCGCGCGCCGCCTGGCCGGAGCCGGCGCGCGCCTGGTCCTGGCCGACATCGACGGAGGCGGCGTCGAGAAGCTGGCGGCCGAGCTCGGCCAGGTGTCGGTGCGCGCCGACGTCACTCAGACCGTCGACATCGAGGCCATGGTGGACACGGTCTACCAACGCTGGGGGCGGCTGGACGTCCTGTTCAACAATGCGGGCGTGATCGGGGTGCAGCGGCTGCTCGATGTGACGCCGGCGGAATGGGATCGCGTGCTCGACGTCAACCTGCGCGCCGTGTTCTTCGTTTTGCAGGCGGCCGCGCGCCGGATGATCGAGCAGCCGCCGATGGAAGGCTCTGAGCTGCGCGGCAAGATCATCCAGACGGCGTCCATCGCCGCCTACCGCGGCTCGAGCCCGCTGGTGGGGCCCTACGCCGCGTCCAAGGCGGGCGTGGTGAGCATCACCCGCACCGCCGCCCAGGCCTTTGCGCCGCGGCGCGTGACCGTGAACTGCGTATGCCCGGGCGCGGTGGACACCGCCATGTGGGAGCAGATCGACCGCGAGACCACGGCGATCGAGGGCCTGACGGTGGGTGCCGCCTGGAAGCGGCGCACGGCGGGCATTCCCCTCGGGAGGCCCGAGACCGCGGACGATGTCGCCGGTCTCGTCGCCTACCTCGCGGGGCCGGACTCCGATTACATGACGGGACAGGCCATCAACATCGACGGTGGCCTCGTCATGGGCAACTGA
- a CDS encoding ferritin-like domain-containing protein yields the protein MSTKFLYKLPVEQTQWKFEGQTTTAFTWEYEDGGADLLRLYAKGKKQQWDAAERLDWSLPVDPDNPMGLDDRTIAIFNTPLWNGLSDKDKAHVRRNLQAHTLSQFMHGEQGALIATSKIVQTVPGVPAKFYAATQVMDEARHVEAYARLLHEKVKLAYPITKTLALLLESTISDRRWDMTYLGMQVLIEGLALAAFQRIRDTSSNTLAAGVNAYVMQDEARHVAFGRLALRDYYPHLSDAERDEREEFVVEACYHMRDRFNQGEVWENLGLPVKECVEAVEKSEYMKMFRTRLFSRIVPTVKDIGLWGARVRKAYEDMGVMEFATVDAQAMLDNDGRVAEEFDAKMFVDKTLNGH from the coding sequence ATGTCGACCAAGTTCCTGTATAAGCTGCCGGTCGAGCAAACCCAGTGGAAATTCGAGGGTCAGACGACCACCGCGTTCACCTGGGAATACGAGGACGGCGGCGCCGACCTCCTCCGCCTCTACGCCAAGGGCAAGAAGCAGCAGTGGGACGCGGCCGAGCGGCTCGACTGGTCGCTGCCCGTCGATCCTGACAACCCGATGGGGCTCGACGATCGGACCATCGCCATCTTCAACACGCCGCTCTGGAACGGCCTCTCCGACAAGGACAAGGCCCACGTGCGGCGCAATCTCCAGGCCCACACCCTCTCGCAGTTCATGCACGGTGAGCAGGGCGCGCTCATCGCGACGTCGAAGATCGTCCAGACCGTGCCGGGCGTCCCCGCAAAGTTCTACGCCGCGACCCAGGTGATGGACGAAGCCCGCCACGTCGAAGCCTATGCGCGGCTGCTCCACGAGAAGGTCAAGCTCGCATACCCGATCACGAAGACGCTCGCGCTCCTCCTCGAGAGCACCATCTCCGACCGGCGCTGGGACATGACCTATCTCGGGATGCAGGTGCTGATCGAAGGCCTCGCCCTCGCCGCCTTCCAGCGCATCCGCGATACCTCCTCCAACACCCTGGCCGCCGGCGTCAACGCCTACGTCATGCAGGACGAGGCCCGGCACGTGGCGTTCGGCCGGCTCGCCCTCCGCGACTACTACCCGCACCTCTCCGACGCGGAGCGGGACGAGCGCGAGGAGTTCGTGGTGGAGGCCTGCTACCACATGCGCGACCGCTTCAATCAGGGCGAGGTGTGGGAAAACCTCGGCCTGCCCGTGAAGGAGTGTGTCGAGGCGGTGGAGAAGTCCGAGTACATGAAGATGTTCCGAACGAGGCTGTTCTCCAGAATCGTCCCCACCGTGAAGGACATCGGACTTTGGGGGGCGCGGGTGCGCAAGGCCTACGAGGACATGGGGGTGATGGAGTTTGCCACCGTGGACGCCCAGGCCATGCTCGACAACGACGGACGCGTGGCGGAGGAGTTTGACGCCAAGATGTTCGTCGACAAGACGCTCAACGGCCACTAG